From Colias croceus chromosome 24, ilColCroc2.1, the proteins below share one genomic window:
- the LOC123702829 gene encoding pro-corazonin-like: MSNLTLFLVMVSVTLVTSQTFQYSRGWTNGKRDGHKMSLDKILSPCQLQKLKYLIMGKPFTERLLIPCDDEDDEIPKRYRSDHQDVSDTFQ, translated from the exons ATGTCAAACCTAACCCTCTTCCTCGTCATGGTGAGCGTCACGCTGGTGACGTCACAGACCTTCCAATACTCGCGAGGGTGGACGAACGGCAAACGCGACGGGCACAAGATGAGCCTCGACAAGATACTCTCGCCTTGCCAATTGCAGAAGCTGAAGTATTTGATTATGGGGAAACCTTTTACGGAAAGA TTACTCATACCATGTGATGATGAAGATGATGAGATCCCGAAGAGGTATCGTTCCGATCACCAGGACGTTTCAGACACTTTCCAATGA